atttgcaggattccaacagccaatcagattgcaggattctgggagccaatcaaattgcaggattctgggggccaatcagattgcaggattccaacagccaatcagattgcaggattctgggagccaatcaaatcgcaggattctgggagccaatcagatagcAGGATTCtaggagccaatcaaattgcaggattctgggagccaattagatatatagatagatatagatataccgtttaacgtagaaacttcattcaaactgcgctgcgtaggtcttacttaggtgacttcagctatgtatttttcaactttgtaacttttatactttttgaacgattaaataaaaactattaaaatttccccctagacttaacattgcgattatgacatcacaatggcaattagaatcctatgctagaactctctctccctcaggctttaagcatacagtctggctctaataagactacagatcctgttcaactgtttcctgtgCGTCCTGAacagaaatgtttgcattttcatgcactcgtaattccctggaattacttTCTCTAGTTCTATATGAAACAAAGGAAACAAACTGTTGAAATAAAATACTGATGTATCCCATATTGGCGGAGTTAAGTGGAGGTTGACATGGTGTAGGCGTGCTTAACTCTCGATCTGTCATAATCCCAGTCTCTTCTGTATTCTCTCAGTCTGTGATTGATGACGTTTCACAAAGGTTAGAAAGTTCACAAGAACAGAGAAACATGGTTTAATCAAAGATCCTTTAGAACctttctcaaccgtctctggtttaaTGCTGTCTTACAgattcctctctctcatgctggAATGTGGAGGTAGAGCTGTCCTTCGAAGTTGTCGTGGCAACAGTTGGGTGTTTTACATTGGTGctgccagagctgaaggtctttCAGAGTTtccagctgtcaatcaaaccaGACCAACCCAGGCAGTCTCTCCATCTTCAGATTCTTTCAGTAAGCCAGCAACATAATCAAAGAGTGacattgtgtgtattgtgtatgtgtgtttatgaatttGGGAAATCCTTTGAAATGTACCTTTGGCCTATTATAATTTCTTATGTCTGTATCCATGTTTGTAGAATGTCTCCGTTGACCTGTGGTGGCCGAATGGTCATGGACAGCAGACTCAATATCTTCTATTCATGGAGGGCAGAACAGAATCTGGGGTTACTTTCCACACTGAGACAAAGGTGAGGCTGAAGTACTGAATTGTTATTTTTCAGTTCCTCTTCGAGTTTAGTACAGTAGTATAATTCAGCTCTGTTTAATTACAGTACCGGTATACATTACTTTCTAAgcagtttgtgtgagtgcagtgtATTCTTCTGTATGTGTAAttcttagagtgtgtgtgtgtgtgtgtgtgtgtgtgtgtatgtgaaggtgGCATTCAGAACCGTGGAGCTGGTACAGGAGCCCATCCCCTCCTCCCCGGGCTTGAGTTTCTACTTCCGGGTCAATGGCCGACCGATCTTCCTGAAGGGTTCCAACTGGATCCCTGCACATGCCTTTCAGGACCTTGTGACTCCTGATATGTGAGTAACTTAATGCCAACACTTAACTTTGACTCCTTTCAGTGTTGAGCTCATGCACAGAGCAcattctatttgtgtgtgtgtgtgtgtgtttatgtttgtttatgtgtaaatttgtttatgtgtgtgtgtaggctgaggAACCTTCTACAGTCGGCTGTAGATGCGAACATGAATGCACTGAGAGTTTGGGGAGGCGGAGTCTACGAGCAGGACACATTCTACAGCCTGTGTGATGAGCTGGGCATCATGGTAACCATGGATACTTCACGTCAAGGACCAAAACAAGGAGTTAAAAAGTGAACATACATGATGCATCAGTAGTGTGTGAAACAATAAGGAAGTGGAGCTTTGTAAAGCCTGTACACTGAAGGGGTAGGGAGGGAGTGAGTTGAGATAGATTTAGGTGTGTAGAATGATGGCCTTAGGTCTGTATTTCAATGTGACATGACAACATGATATTGGGGTTAATGATTCTCAACTGTTTGCAATCAAGCAtttatggaattacatttttaagtgtttatttttgtgtttaGACTATGTTACACTTGCCTTGTTTtcatttgtatgtctgtgtgtttacaggtGTGGCAAGATTTTATGTTTGCCTGTGCTCTGTACCCAACGGAGCAGGACTTCATTGAGACAGTGAGGGAGGAGGTTgtccagcaggtacacacacacacacacacacacacacacacacacacatacactgactcacacgcACTCATTCTTGCTTATGTTTTTAGACAGATGTACACAGTATGAACAATAATTTCACCCATTTTTCTTGTCTTAGGTCAGGCGGTTGAAGTCTCACCCATCTATCATTGTGTGGAGTGGCAATAATGAGAATGAGGCTGCCATAGCAACTGACTGGTTCGGCATTCCTGTTGCGGAGCGACCAAAATATGTGAAGGACTATGTGACCCTCTATGTGGAAAACATCCGTGCTATTGTAAACAAGGTAGACATTGTAAGACAAAGAGAGcgcatatgaagagttcagattcAAAACCCTGTAAACACCACCTCTGTCTAAAATGTAGATAACCAtggtgaatgctctccacacaaagtatacagtatgttgatcaAATAATTCAGTTTCATAAAACCCGCTGAATACCACTCTTTTCCTGGTctaaaatattgatttgtaggcaagaacctataggagcctgaaAAAAATGCTAATTTCAAAGAAAATACGGATTTAGAGGGTTCTGCTTCTGAACTCTTCATAATGTTTATGTAGTTACACCATGtaggtgttgttgttgcttgttTGATTATTATGATCATCatgatggtagtgatggtgatggtggtggtgatgtttaTGTTGTTACATTATatagatgatgttgttgttgttgttgttgttgatgatgatgatgatggttttGATCATCATGACAATGGTAGTGGTGTTGTTGATGTCTATCAGGAGGACTCGACCCGACCCTTCCTGGTATCAAGCCCCACAAATGGGGCAGAGTCTGAGAAGGAGGGCTTCGTCGCCCAGAACCCCTACGACCCCCACTACGGTGACACACACTTCTACAGCTACCTGAGAGACTGCTGGGACTGGAGGCAGTTCCCACGCACACGCTTTGCCTCCGAGTACGGCTTCCAGTCCTGGCCTTCCTTTTCTACTCTTAGCAAGGTAAGCtatggccccttctcaacctctctcctcgctgctcggtcctccaggctcgttcccactgatcgataactaacactggatagactatcccattgttgccgccccatcattctttatctagatcagtgggaacgaggacagaggaaggaagggaggatatataaaaagacgaatgagaggcgccCTATGAGAtgtctacatacacacagatatccaGTATATGTAGGCCACACTCGTTACACTTTAGAGAAAAAGCACGTAGAGCATAGTTGACCTGTTTGTATTGATTTGAAGTTATGCTTGAGGTATAATTGAGTtattacattgtgtgtgtgtgtgtgtgtgtgtctgtgtgtgtcaggtgtccAAACCTGATGACTGGGACTACGTGAGCAGTTTCTCAGAGCACAGGCAGCACCATGAGATGGGGAACTCTGAGATGCTCCTGCAGGCAGCACTGCATTACATCCTGCCCAACAGCACCGACGCTCTGAAGCAGTACAGGGACAACCTCTAcatcacacaggtacacacaggtacacacgcacacacacaaactctctctctctctctctctctctctctctctctctctctctctctcacacacactcacacacacacacacacacacacacacatacacacgcatcacacacaaactcacactttctcacagtctttttctcttgctgtctctcacCATGCCAAGAAATGAGTTATATAGATACATAGATCAATTTTACTTtactttctcacacatacacacacatattcacacactctctcgctgtctctttgtcatactctcacacatacacattcatacacagatCCATGGAttggatacacatacacacacacacacataaatgcaagtACTCTTAACCATACACTCACAGACGTGCACAATAATGCAAGCACTGGTTGATGTCTGCAGGTGATGCAGGCGCAATGTATAAAGATGCAGACGGAGTTCTACAGACGCAGCCGCTCAGAGATCATCAACGGCGAGGGGAACACTATGGGCGCCCTCTACTGGCAGCTCAACGACATCTGGCAGGGGCCATCTTGGTCCTCAATTGGTTAGtgtctaacaacaacaacaaccacaacaacaacaaaccacTATGTTAGTCAACAATAGCTGTAATTCTGTTGCCTTTATTCAATGTGATTTGTGTGAGACATTTTACACAATTGCTTTCTCAGGTACAGCATGAGAAAGGCAATCCTAGATGGAGACCCCATGTATGACAAGTATGTGTACATCatgtatttgttttgtctgtctgtgtgtagaatTTGGTGGTAAGTGGAAGATGCTCCATCACCTGGCTGTAGACTTTTTCTCCCCAGTCCTAGCAGTGGGCTTTGAGGAAAACGACACCCTCAAGATCTACGGCGTCTCAGATCTCAGCACAGACCTTAACCTCACTGTCATGGTAAGGGCACCtctcacattgtgtgtgtttgtttgcttgtgtgaacCTGATTATCAATAGCTTTGGAACAATAGTGTTAGCATAAAATGGCATTTCCAATATAatgtatgtatataatgtatgtaTTGTGTTGTTTAAAGCTGCAGTGCAACTGTGGAAAGTAAAGTGGAGTCAATATCTTACAACTTCTtatgctgtgtgcatgtgtgtgtgtatgtgtgtgtgtgtgtgtgtgtgtgtgtgtgtgtgtgtgtgtgtaggttacagTCTATCAGTGGAGCAGTCTGACTCCTGTGTGCACTAAAGTGTCTGACCCGTCCATGCTGAAGGGGGGTGGGGCCGTGTTGATGATGCAATATTCTGTTCCCGCCCTATTGCGGGACTGTGGGAAATGCAGTCGCCAATCCTGTTTGGTGACCTTCGACCTCCGTGAATCTGCTAACCCCAACAGTCAGCATGGCCCTACCAGTCACCTGTTCCTCACCTCACTAAAGGATTCAGGACTGCTGCCAGTCAACATCAaagtaaggcacacacacacgcacgcacgcaggcacgcaggcacgcgcacacgcacacacacacacacatgcagagtgaGAAACATAGATAAACATATTCAGCATTAATGTGAGGACAACCTCTCTGTGCTTTATTATGATCTATTACTTGGCGCTCCAGTGTCAAAATTGGTGACCCATGGCCATTTAGGTTCTAGGTTCTTCTTTAGGTTCATTTAGTTGTCAGTATTAATCCTGCTACTCCCACAATTTAGCCCTGTATATGATACACATGAGATCTTAGTTTGAACCTCAGAACTTGGCAGCCAATCGAAAATGGTGGCTGACATCATCAGACGTTATAAAACAAGTGGAAGATGGGTAAGTGGAGACCTCAAACACATAATCACCATGTCCGTCGTCTGTGGTGGCTGTTTCTGTTTCCAGGCTTCCGTGGAGCAGGATGGGGATGTGTTTGCCTTCACTCTTCAGTGTGATGCtgttgcagtgtttgtgtggctgGATGTGGAAGACGTCGCAGGGCGCTTTGAGTCTAATGGCTTCCTGCTGTTGTCACAGAAACGAACTGTGCGCTTCCATCCCTGGAGGCCAACTACCGCTGAGGAGCTGTCGAAAAAGCTCCACATCACCTCATTGCGAGATatttactgagtgtgtgtgtatgtgtgtgtgtgtgagagagagtgtgttgttgtttttgtaatgaatgtaattTCTGATTTGTTAAATAAAAGATTTTAGACACCCAAAACCACACACTATGGTGCTGATGTTGAAGAAAATCTGATTTTAATTTAGCCTACTAAAACACATTCCACGTCTGAATTACAATTAAGTGTTAACTCCATTCAGCCAAAGCAAATgtcaaaacaaatcaaacatcACCAGTAACACAGGTCTTAAAAGTTTCTGCGGAGTAGCCACTAGGCGGCATCGACTGGTCAGAGATTTTTCTAAACTCTGCATACTTCAAAAAATGATAAATAAGTTAAATAAGCTGTGGAAGTCTGGCTCTGGCGGTATCGTGAGTGAAACAATGACATATACTTCTCGATCCTCTGAAAACGTACTGTTGTCTCTTTGTTCATGAAAGACCACTTTGAAAATGCCACCAGCCTGCACGTCGCTAAAAGGGAAAGAGTGAAAAGCGCGCACAAAGACACCATTGAGACGGGGGAAACCGCGAGCGGGGTGCCCGAGTACTCACTCACCAAAAGCGCGAGCTGATCTTTGAACCGTCTGAGCGCGCTTTAATCTCTGCTGTAGCTGATACGTCCATCTAAAGTTATTTACGACTGATGATAGCTCGTGGGACAGCCATTCTCTGCTTTCTTGTCACTAATGAGTTCACCGGCATAGTTTAGCGTTGTTTATTTGCTCCTTGATCACGAAAAGTCTGGATGCCCTAATTGCATGGCATTAGTCTACCTCTAGTTCCCTCGGGGCGCAACTGTAAACCTCTCCCGTTACTTGAACGCTGGAACTTGAACGTTGGGACTTCAGAATGGCTGCATTGCGAAGTGTGATTTTTCTGGCTGTGATTTCAAATCCATATCGCACGGACGCAACCCCTCAAAGTTCTTCTTTTGGAGATTTATTGCGTTTTTATGGTGAAAATGAATCCTTGTCTACTGACAACATGAACAACTTTCTGCACTTGATCACGACCAGGAGATCCCCATCTGTTGACAGTGAGGACAACCCACTGAAAAACTCAGAGGTATAGTTTACTATTCAGTAAGGTGCCATAACtgcattaatgcatgcaatGTTGTTAAAGTAAGTTTCTGTCACTCAGTCCTCTTTGTTAAGATCATGTGGTGAGGGACATGATTGACTGTGATGAGATGTCAACCTGACCTGTGTTATGTTTCTGACCTTATTAATCCTCTGTTAATGAACTAttatcttctctgtgtgtgtgtgtgtgtagtgcaagtCTCCGAATGAATTACTGGTGTGGCATGGTTTGGGGAATGTGACGGAATTGACCTTGTCTCAGTTGGAGGTCATGTGTCCAGCATTTCTAACTCAGGTGCTTTTCCCAGCGTGTCCATACGTCACCCCCGGAGACATCAAGCCTCCAGCCAGCCATGGTGAGGCGGCCATTACCACTCTATTAACACTGAAGTCCTCTCTGGGAGTACAGTGCACGTGACTATTTGTATCACGCTACTGTGAGGCTCAATACTGACTCAATATGTCAACTGTGCCAGTGAAACAGGGCTTGATAATACCTCCTCAGACTCTAAATTCTTATCTCTAGAATCCAGCAAATGTTTAAACTCCACCAGTTGttgatatttcaaaataatttTGTTAAGAGGAGTATTCACACAGTGTCTCTTGGTTACATTGACCCTTGATAACTCTGAGGTATGAAGTATAGTCAGTGTGCACCTGTTCAGTCCGCTAattgctaattgtgtgtgtgtgtgtgtgtgtgtccgtgtcctccTGGGCAGTGTGGGGTTATGGGTTCCTCTCCGTGACGCTGATCAACCTGGCTGCACTGCTGGGACTGCTACTGGTGCCCTTCACAAAGAAACCCTACTTCCCCAAAGTGCTCACCTACTTCATTGGCCTGGCCATAGGAACACTCTTCTCCAATGCAGTCCTACAGCTCATTCCTGAGGtcagaggaacacagagagagagagagagagagagagagactgctcataaagtaatttcctgtgtattagccacactgtgtataagccgcaggatagtgttttgggcaagttaaaagaaacaaagccatatcacattaactgcccccatatacagtattaaccaagaaatgttgcaaaatcaatgtattagCCATGGCTAATCGTTtaggaaattgcattgcatatGTATTGCAATAACATTTGTACATATAGGTAGTGGGGATAAATTATATGTGCAAGTGCAGCTATTTTTCAACAAGAACTTCATAGTAACAGAAAACTCAACACTGCTTAGGCCTACTCTACATACTGCCAGTTTATTGATGAACTGACGTTTCAGTCAGTCAGACCCTCATCAGAGTTGCTCAGTGCTCAGTTTGAAACAGCAGTGATAGAAGCGAAGTTACTATCAGTATTTGATCAGCAAGCTCATCAGATATTAGGGGTGTCGCGGATCACatctgtattgaacctaatgcCCTGAACCTATATGCCCTGTACCTTAACAGTTTGATATGGATACGTGTACCTTAACACACCTATCAGATATCAATCACTTATTGCACATAAAGACTTTGGTCTGTACAATGCTGACAAGTGGAAAGGAAAGCATGATGTGATGGAGAAAAGACTACAGGGCTGTGATGTGTTttactgtttctctctgtgtctctctgtgtctaatTCATAGGCCCTGGGCTTTGATCCAAAATCTGATAACTACATACTAAAAGCCATTGGAATATTTGGAGGATTCTACATTCTGTTCTTCATGGAGAGGGTCCTGAAAATGGTCCTTAGACTCGATCATGAGGtgagaagtgtttgtgtgtgtgtgtgttggaaatgCTGTTTACACTGAAACTAAAGGGATACAATTCCATCCTCTACGAGGAAAAGTCACATATACCACCCTATTGATTTGGTCTTATCAGCTCGTTTTGGTGTGAGCATCCACTAaaggttaatgtgtgtgtgtgtgtgtgtgtgtgtgtgcttgtgtgtgtgtgtgtttccaccttTATGTCGTAGCATGGACACAGTCATGCCCCTCCTCCGCCACCCCAGCTGACCCCTGAGGTGAAGAGTGACGTCATCACCGTCACCAGTTTCAGCAACATCAGCCTGAACAACACAAGCACCATAAACAACAGCGTCAACAACAGCGTGGCCAACCTCATCAACAATGACATGACCAATGGGGTTGCAGCCCCTGAGAATGAACAGGTAACGTAACACACAtgccaacaaccccccccccccccccaaaaaaaaaacaaaaacacacacacacacacacagcaaatattCCCTCGTATTTCCTggtaagagagaagaaaagaaaaataagaaaaaaaaaactttctgtGAAATTGGTTAAGTATTAGTGATCTATTACATTAGAGATAATTCAGTGTCGTTAATGGTTAATGACACGGGTCCACATGTGTGCACGTATGTTATCAGTGAAAGGTTGGCATCTTTAAGGAGGTTAAGGAGTTCCGTCTTCTCACTGGGTACGTCGACACTGATAGTGCTCAGTGCTGCAATGGGTCTGACCCACATTTGGAGCATGCGATGATGGCCAGATCTATTCCATAGTTCAGGTCCAGTGACAGTCTAGAGTTAAATAAAGTGATTTTAATTTAATACTGTTTAAGGTGTAATTCAGCCCTCCCGAaattcacaatcacacacattagTACAAGCACAAAATAAgcttctgtgttctctctctctctctctctctctgtctctctctctgtcttttctctctgatCTCCCACATATGTGAAAAACATCTGTCAACGTCTGTCAGCATGCATGAAACTAGGTGTTTGGGTGCTCCCTCTTAGGGCAAAGATTCCCCTTTAACTCACTGCTGTGGTCATTGCAGTGTCTCAGTTGAGCATTTCAACCTCACTTTGATACCTGTATTGCCTCTCTGCATGTGgctctgtctgtgcttgtgtgaaggagagagttgTTGCCTGTCATTGGCTGCGCGGCGAGCAGATCTCGAATATAAAGACGGTGGCCTGGATGATCACACTGAGCGACGCGTTGCATAACTTCATAGACGGCCTGGCCATCGGAGCGTCCTTCACTGTGTCCATCCTCACGGGGTTCAGCACCTCCATTGCCATCGTGTGTGAGGAGTTCCCCCATGAGCTGGGTGAGCATATGTGGACATGTTCACAAAATGAACACggcgcacgacacacacacacacacacacacagacagacagacagacagacagacatttacaagataagagagagagagacacacacacacacacacacacacatacttacaagACAAGAAACACACATAGCCTAGATTAGACAGTGATAGTAATTtccatatgcagacacacacacacacacacttatttacatACAGCATAGACAAATATTATGTAGGCCTTGTCACTGATGTAACtctattaaaacatatttggctAGTTTAGTAAagttttcttttctccctctctctctctctctctctctctcactctctctctctctcactacagGTGATTTTGTGATATTGCTAAACTCGGGCATGTCAGTGCGCCAGGCTGTGTTCTTCAACATGCTCTCTGCCATGTCCTGTTACCTGGGGCTGGTACTGGGCATCGTGCTGGGCAGTAACTTTGCCCCCAATCCCATCTTTGCCGTCGCTGGTGGCATGTTCCTTTACATCGCCCTGGCTGACATGGTGAGTCCTCGCTATTATGAAGAGTTTATTTGTGGCTGTTTAATGCAAATGATTTGGCCTGTGTTTAACCTCCGTCTATACTGGATAAAAAATTAATGAAACTATTGAAATTTAACTATATAAACATATCCAATACATGATTACATCTACATTCTATGTATTTCTCTGaatgttatgtttttattgtCTCAATCAacgtcaggtcacacacacacactttcacacacatatacagcaacAAGCATACAATTGAAATCCCACATCAACTTGTTTATATCCTTTAGTTCCCTGAGATGAACAACATCATGAATGCCACAAAGCTGTCGTCAATGGAGAAAGCCTTATTCTTCCTCATCCAGAATGTTGGCCTACTCACAGGGTTCAGCATC
The genomic region above belongs to Sardina pilchardus chromosome 20, fSarPil1.1, whole genome shotgun sequence and contains:
- the slc39a8 gene encoding metal cation symporter ZIP8 — its product is MAALRSVIFLAVISNPYRTDATPQSSSFGDLLRFYGENESLSTDNMNNFLHLITTRRSPSVDSEDNPLKNSECKSPNELLVWHGLGNVTELTLSQLEVMCPAFLTQVLFPACPYVTPGDIKPPASHVWGYGFLSVTLINLAALLGLLLVPFTKKPYFPKVLTYFIGLAIGTLFSNAVLQLIPEALGFDPKSDNYILKAIGIFGGFYILFFMERVLKMVLRLDHEHGHSHAPPPPPQLTPEVKSDVITVTSFSNISLNNTSTINNSVNNSVANLINNDMTNGVAAPENEQERVVACHWLRGEQISNIKTVAWMITLSDALHNFIDGLAIGASFTVSILTGFSTSIAIVCEEFPHELGDFVILLNSGMSVRQAVFFNMLSAMSCYLGLVLGIVLGSNFAPNPIFAVAGGMFLYIALADMFPEMNNIMNATKLSSMEKALFFLIQNVGLLTGFSIILLITMFAGDISLG
- the manba gene encoding beta-mannosidase → MASVQRKVVLFAFINYFLITFASCRHSRTDVVDEQGTEVETQSLNGKWILRNNNGSFNLPAEVPGCVHTALQKQNLIQDPYYRFNDLDYRWISLENWTYSLAFTVPHATRRMKRAVLVFDGVDTVSTITLNGVTIGTTDNMFRSYEFEVGGLLVGNDNILVVSFMAAVTYAAQRDHAHSAYKVPPACPPPVQKGECHVNFIRKAQCSFSWDWGPSFPTQGLRGVELQAFNFIRLQSSVASTVWDSSLSCWNVEVELSFEVVVATVGCFTLVLPELKVFQSFQLSIKPDQPRQSLHLQILSNVSVDLWWPNGHGQQTQYLLFMEGRTESGVTFHTETKVAFRTVELVQEPIPSSPGLSFYFRVNGRPIFLKGSNWIPAHAFQDLVTPDMLRNLLQSAVDANMNALRVWGGGVYEQDTFYSLCDELGIMVWQDFMFACALYPTEQDFIETVREEVVQQVRRLKSHPSIIVWSGNNENEAAIATDWFGIPVAERPKYVKDYVTLYVENIRAIVNKEDSTRPFLVSSPTNGAESEKEGFVAQNPYDPHYGDTHFYSYLRDCWDWRQFPRTRFASEYGFQSWPSFSTLSKVSKPDDWDYVSSFSEHRQHHEMGNSEMLLQAALHYILPNSTDALKQYRDNLYITQVMQAQCIKMQTEFYRRSRSEIINGEGNTMGALYWQLNDIWQGPSWSSIEFGGKWKMLHHLAVDFFSPVLAVGFEENDTLKIYGVSDLSTDLNLTVMVTVYQWSSLTPVCTKVSDPSMLKGGGAVLMMQYSVPALLRDCGKCSRQSCLVTFDLRESANPNSQHGPTSHLFLTSLKDSGLLPVNIKASVEQDGDVFAFTLQCDAVAVFVWLDVEDVAGRFESNGFLLLSQKRTVRFHPWRPTTAEELSKKLHITSLRDIY